A window of the Dongshaea marina genome harbors these coding sequences:
- a CDS encoding ATP-binding protein — protein MPSLNRIILIDTHLPGVVELSLEGHTNICGTNASGKTTLQRLVPVFYGEYPSRVVPATRDSFERWYLPRESSYIIYEYLRGDGLMNQAVLSSAGDGKGVNYRIIGKGFELSDYVLEQKDKRFSCHSMAELGRAMKREGISHTKLLNTREYRAIIQNDRSLISTGGNSSELRGYTRQFSLCSMEHSLRHIEKLAKAVHSKEGKMETIKSMIAAILEEDGVEPPKSRLSPAKVEEWLQETQLMNSFSEIRPQFQKLEQTYQELLAGERRLANLNNSYSLDEQKLTSAIESFDQELERVSIEQKLLEERWSVEQDELNQDLSAAKGDIVKFEDELEQIEAKHEYYQRQDIETTRGNLARLPGWQDEYQDLQQRHQLLTEKHSDIEATYNQRCHKIAEQLQKVQERFHGQQQELYRDLEQKNSQKSEELQALDSHFLALKTEGKQQHQQKVHELELKRVHLDSYLKNATFSEEEKSSLGAFDARIKEAGIAQDSAQDKLERQSRNQHQLSKAREQANDKLRQLAQQMSERQSKLDGVNQLLYPGKLSLLEFLRREKPGWESSVGRLIHPELLGRCDLKPALSAEESDSMFGLQLDQGAIELPEYAQSEQQLQAQLNLAEQALQEIKDLHSEAEKELGEANQKVDAAEREVTLASAELKQQREGLRRLLDEKERAQQQCKEALASRKALKQQELELLQQEGLALMRVISSGWMSWPSSPWRRAWRRMRTGRR, from the coding sequence ATGCCAAGCCTGAATCGAATTATTCTGATCGATACGCATCTGCCCGGAGTCGTTGAGCTCTCCCTTGAGGGACATACCAATATCTGTGGGACCAACGCCTCGGGAAAGACCACCCTGCAACGTCTTGTTCCTGTGTTTTATGGTGAGTATCCCTCGAGGGTGGTTCCGGCGACCCGTGACAGCTTTGAGCGTTGGTACCTGCCCCGGGAGTCAAGTTACATCATTTATGAATACCTGCGCGGTGATGGGCTGATGAATCAGGCTGTCCTCTCTTCGGCGGGAGATGGCAAGGGAGTCAACTACCGGATCATCGGCAAGGGGTTCGAGCTCAGCGATTATGTGTTGGAGCAAAAGGATAAGAGATTCAGCTGCCATAGCATGGCTGAGCTTGGCAGGGCGATGAAGCGCGAGGGGATCTCCCATACCAAGCTACTCAACACCCGTGAATATAGAGCGATCATCCAGAACGATCGTTCCCTCATCAGTACGGGGGGCAACAGCAGTGAACTCAGAGGTTATACCCGGCAGTTCTCCCTGTGCTCCATGGAGCACTCCCTGCGGCACATCGAGAAGCTGGCCAAGGCGGTGCACTCCAAAGAGGGCAAGATGGAGACCATCAAGTCGATGATCGCCGCGATCCTTGAGGAGGATGGGGTTGAGCCACCGAAATCCAGGCTGAGCCCGGCCAAGGTTGAGGAGTGGCTGCAGGAGACTCAGCTGATGAACAGCTTCTCCGAGATCCGCCCCCAGTTTCAGAAGCTGGAGCAGACCTATCAGGAGCTTTTGGCTGGTGAGCGTCGCCTGGCCAACCTCAACAACAGCTACAGCCTTGATGAGCAGAAGCTCACCTCGGCCATCGAATCTTTTGATCAGGAGTTGGAGCGGGTCAGTATTGAGCAAAAGTTGCTTGAGGAGCGCTGGAGCGTAGAGCAGGATGAACTGAACCAGGATCTCTCGGCCGCCAAAGGGGATATCGTCAAGTTTGAAGATGAACTTGAGCAGATCGAGGCCAAGCATGAGTATTACCAGCGCCAGGATATAGAGACCACCCGTGGCAATCTTGCTCGATTGCCAGGCTGGCAGGATGAGTATCAGGATCTTCAGCAGCGCCACCAACTTTTGACCGAGAAGCACAGTGATATTGAGGCCACCTATAACCAGCGTTGCCACAAGATTGCCGAGCAGTTGCAGAAAGTTCAGGAGCGCTTCCATGGTCAGCAGCAGGAGTTGTATCGCGATCTTGAGCAGAAGAATAGCCAGAAGAGCGAAGAGCTGCAGGCCCTGGATAGTCACTTCCTGGCATTGAAGACCGAAGGAAAGCAGCAGCATCAGCAGAAGGTGCACGAGTTGGAGTTAAAGCGTGTTCACCTGGATAGCTACCTTAAAAATGCCACCTTCAGCGAAGAGGAGAAGAGCTCGCTCGGTGCCTTTGATGCCCGGATCAAAGAGGCGGGTATCGCCCAGGATTCGGCTCAGGATAAGCTGGAGCGCCAGAGCCGGAATCAGCATCAGCTCAGTAAGGCCCGGGAGCAGGCCAATGACAAGTTGCGGCAGCTGGCGCAACAGATGAGTGAGCGTCAGAGCAAGTTGGATGGGGTAAATCAGCTGCTCTATCCGGGCAAACTATCGCTGCTTGAGTTCCTGCGCCGTGAAAAACCCGGCTGGGAGAGCTCGGTGGGGCGTCTGATTCATCCTGAGCTGCTGGGGCGTTGCGATCTGAAACCTGCGCTCAGCGCCGAGGAGTCAGACTCCATGTTTGGCCTTCAGCTGGATCAGGGGGCGATCGAACTTCCCGAGTATGCCCAGTCCGAGCAGCAGCTTCAGGCGCAGCTGAATTTGGCAGAGCAGGCGCTCCAAGAGATCAAAGACCTTCACAGTGAAGCCGAAAAAGAGCTTGGGGAGGCGAACCAAAAAGTTGATGCCGCCGAGCGTGAGGTGACTCTGGCCAGCGCCGAGCTCAAGCAGCAGCGCGAGGGGCTGCGCCGGTTACTGGATGAAAAAGAGCGGGCTCAGCAGCAGTGCAAAGAAGCACTGGCCTCCCGTAAGGCCCTCAAGCAACAGGAGCTGGAGCTGCTGCAGCAGGAGGGGCTAGCCTTAATGAGAGTCATCAGCAGTGGCTGGATGAGCTGGCCGAGCAGTCCCTGGAGGCGCGCATGGAGAAGAATGCGCACTGGCAGGAGGTGA
- a CDS encoding phosphoenolpyruvate carboxylase, with amino-acid sequence MSDNIAQAGVKFLRQLARHGDLLMRAYQNGTLDETAEDPKVIEKLLDARVLYRPEEQAEIRLASALRSILEEGLRDERSRQITTNVGATLATLRTLTKHYREARQSCDFAASESYLDDLSEEVYALTEGLHRSIRLLWGRINNEFGYVGTINAKIRENELAQSQVSELLDGLELLRFDELSELAGDERELRRLLVVSLQHTLVDCGQELSVVQGRLLELLGRFREIRGRTRLLKGWLLYNAQHSKYSPLNHATHKQLPMLLNQAKPILTAASVDVTCQEHEHQLMHLAGEIRSIHRHHLLQQQVEEPTLLTLEATDEFELTDSPLKQAVERYFCEVIDSGERLSALEYYQQQGLEWDTECWLYQVLGAYEGMPKEQREYFELEHLGHENPHFSGNYVIEDLQLWLA; translated from the coding sequence ATGAGTGACAACATTGCTCAGGCCGGGGTTAAGTTTTTAAGGCAGTTGGCCCGCCACGGTGATCTCTTGATGCGGGCTTACCAGAATGGCACCCTGGATGAGACCGCCGAAGATCCCAAGGTGATCGAAAAGCTGCTGGATGCCCGGGTGCTGTATCGGCCCGAGGAGCAGGCGGAGATCCGCCTGGCTTCTGCGCTGCGCAGCATCCTTGAGGAGGGGCTTCGCGATGAGCGCAGCCGTCAGATCACCACCAATGTGGGCGCGACCCTGGCAACTCTCAGGACCCTGACCAAGCACTATCGTGAGGCGCGCCAGAGCTGTGACTTTGCGGCCAGTGAGTCCTATCTGGATGATCTCAGTGAAGAGGTTTATGCACTGACCGAAGGTTTGCACCGTAGCATCCGGCTGCTGTGGGGGCGGATCAACAATGAGTTCGGTTATGTGGGGACCATCAATGCCAAGATCCGTGAAAATGAGCTGGCTCAATCCCAGGTCAGTGAGCTGCTCGATGGACTGGAGCTGCTGCGTTTTGATGAGCTCAGCGAGCTCGCCGGAGATGAGCGTGAGCTAAGACGCTTGCTGGTGGTGAGCCTGCAGCACACCCTGGTCGATTGTGGTCAGGAGCTCTCGGTGGTTCAGGGGCGATTGCTGGAGCTGTTAGGAAGGTTCCGCGAGATCCGCGGCCGGACTCGCCTTCTCAAGGGCTGGTTGCTGTATAACGCTCAGCACTCCAAATATAGTCCGCTCAATCATGCAACTCATAAACAGCTGCCGATGCTGCTCAATCAGGCGAAGCCGATTCTGACCGCAGCCAGTGTCGATGTCACCTGCCAGGAGCATGAGCATCAGCTGATGCATCTGGCAGGAGAGATCCGCAGCATCCACCGTCATCACCTGTTACAGCAGCAGGTGGAGGAGCCAACCCTCCTTACCCTGGAGGCCACCGATGAGTTTGAACTGACCGATAGCCCACTCAAGCAGGCGGTGGAACGCTATTTCTGTGAGGTGATTGATTCGGGTGAGCGGCTCTCTGCCCTTGAGTATTATCAGCAGCAGGGTCTTGAATGGGATACCGAATGCTGGCTGTATCAGGTATTGGGAGCCTATGAAGGGATGCCCAAAGAGCAGCGCGAATATTTTGAGCTGGAGCACCTGGGCCATGAGAATCCTCATTTCTCCGGTAACTATGTAATTGAGGATCTGCAGTTGTGGCTGGCTTAA
- a CDS encoding YdcF family protein, protein MAELVAGAFHYLSLFLYPTVLLFVVILLVLLCKGRKLANTLLILALAGFYLTGNGVITDYLVTPLEKGLSQVNSDIIRTHQSMVILGGGIAQNQEDSQSGLLADSRVVEAYRIYQDAEKQQVQYSIFISGGHNSPSGMSQAGLFKRQLMTLGVPESQLVIERASQNSYQNAQFTKQMLDSHHASSPLLITSALSMKQAAQAFSHFGVEVTPAPANFPKAQRSYFPSVYNLELTRFAIHEYTGQWKLKLFKLLGINKHQLEQQVQL, encoded by the coding sequence ATGGCTGAACTAGTTGCTGGTGCCTTTCACTACCTTAGCCTGTTTCTCTATCCAACCGTATTGCTGTTTGTTGTCATTTTACTTGTCCTCTTGTGTAAAGGCCGAAAACTGGCCAATACCCTGCTAATTCTTGCCCTGGCCGGCTTCTATCTGACCGGCAATGGGGTAATCACAGATTACCTGGTAACCCCACTTGAAAAGGGCCTGAGCCAGGTCAACTCCGATATCATTCGCACCCACCAGTCGATGGTGATTCTTGGCGGTGGAATCGCGCAAAACCAGGAAGATAGCCAGAGCGGCCTGCTCGCAGACTCCCGGGTCGTCGAGGCTTATCGTATCTACCAGGATGCAGAGAAGCAGCAGGTCCAGTACAGCATCTTTATTTCAGGCGGCCACAACTCTCCATCGGGGATGAGCCAGGCGGGACTGTTTAAACGCCAGTTGATGACACTGGGTGTGCCTGAGTCACAGCTGGTGATAGAAAGAGCCAGCCAGAATAGCTACCAGAACGCCCAGTTTACCAAGCAGATGCTCGATAGCCATCACGCAAGCTCGCCGCTACTTATCACCAGTGCCCTGAGTATGAAGCAGGCTGCACAGGCCTTTAGCCACTTTGGTGTCGAGGTCACTCCGGCACCGGCCAATTTCCCAAAGGCTCAGCGATCCTACTTTCCCTCGGTTTATAACCTTGAGCTCACCCGGTTTGCCATCCATGAGTACACGGGGCAGTGGAAGCTCAAGCTCTTTAAACTACTGGGGATCAATAAACATCAGCTAGAACAACAAGTACAACTTTGA
- a CDS encoding condensin complex protein MksE, which translates to MISATGRVIEKLLGGVFICKTSDEESWQLLKSPGNRERIDEYLSQLNRCVCSAADGEVYFCGYLTLDDAERKVVSQQFRDICSSLMPLVEWLVLVQEASVNDAPLSEGAPVRLNELQTVIEDTPAFREQLTKISRYRLFGSTSAQVDGQLKQVFKRLCELGYLLRPNSEKQIYIATGKLDYLYEVIRFIDETEGLSLEEQAESATEQGSLL; encoded by the coding sequence ATGATCTCAGCAACCGGACGAGTGATCGAAAAACTCCTGGGTGGGGTATTTATCTGTAAAACCTCCGACGAGGAGAGCTGGCAACTACTTAAGAGCCCGGGAAACCGTGAGCGGATTGACGAGTATCTGAGCCAGCTTAATCGCTGCGTCTGCTCCGCGGCAGATGGGGAGGTCTATTTTTGTGGCTACCTGACTCTGGATGACGCCGAGCGTAAGGTGGTTAGCCAGCAGTTTCGTGATATCTGCAGCTCGCTAATGCCCTTGGTAGAGTGGCTGGTGCTGGTCCAGGAGGCCAGTGTCAATGATGCTCCCCTGAGTGAGGGGGCACCGGTGAGGCTTAATGAGCTTCAGACCGTAATTGAGGATACCCCCGCATTTCGCGAGCAGCTCACCAAGATCAGTCGCTACCGGCTGTTTGGCTCCACCAGTGCCCAGGTGGATGGCCAGCTCAAACAGGTGTTTAAGCGGCTGTGTGAGCTGGGATATCTTCTCAGGCCCAATAGCGAGAAGCAGATCTATATCGCTACCGGTAAGCTCGACTATCTCTACGAGGTGATCCGTTTTATCGACGAGACCGAAGGACTGTCTCTGGAGGAGCAGGCCGAGAGCGCAACGGAGCAGGGGAGCCTGCTATGA
- a CDS encoding ATP-binding protein: MEKNAHWQEVTGAIQYQIDQLSDELKSRKQKAQTEKKECELWYKRELKSRGVDEDQIIAVKRKMGELKQKIDDTELKRSEVQDFEHWYQNIWVGQKPKLQGQLTEARRESSELEQKLTAARNTFKGQKQSLKQQRVEQQAGLKQATEHKEKIQKLLKKLIECKLPKSDASEIVGSIDERLREGQEFLSAREQQLDNIKQYVDHFDSVIAAQAGSGVAETWERAREESSSINEQGLRIVSHRDLVGHLDQIINVLMPQKIKGLQEQGRNFGIDLKSYYDVLADIDRRISTQSSRITREVDEELFLDGVSDSAVRIRSRISELEFWPQLELFVEAFRSWERQGFSDLPDEHYAQSMRRALDIIGRSALQGGISKLLEIELRLKEGNSDLVIRTDRQLMESSSHGMAYLILCKFLLAFTRLLRGRGDATIHWPIDELGTLHHANVKKIFDACENNNIHVLGAFPNPDSEVLNLFSNRYIINKQTRQLQVVKPKINPIEQRLKARAQMEVAQ; encoded by the coding sequence ATGGAGAAGAATGCGCACTGGCAGGAGGTGACCGGTGCTATTCAATACCAGATTGACCAGCTTAGCGATGAGCTAAAATCGCGCAAGCAAAAAGCCCAGACCGAGAAAAAAGAGTGTGAGCTCTGGTATAAGCGCGAGCTTAAATCCCGGGGAGTGGATGAAGATCAGATCATTGCTGTTAAACGCAAGATGGGAGAGCTCAAACAAAAAATTGATGATACCGAGCTTAAACGCTCTGAGGTGCAGGATTTTGAGCACTGGTATCAGAATATCTGGGTCGGGCAAAAGCCTAAACTCCAGGGCCAGCTCACCGAGGCGCGCCGGGAAAGCTCTGAGCTGGAGCAAAAGCTCACTGCGGCCCGTAACACCTTTAAGGGGCAAAAACAGAGCCTCAAGCAGCAGCGAGTAGAGCAGCAAGCTGGTCTTAAACAGGCGACGGAACACAAAGAAAAGATCCAGAAGCTTCTGAAGAAGCTTATTGAGTGTAAGCTACCTAAGAGTGATGCCTCAGAAATTGTTGGCTCCATCGATGAGCGGCTTCGTGAGGGACAGGAGTTCCTGTCGGCAAGAGAGCAGCAACTGGATAACATCAAGCAGTATGTGGATCACTTTGATTCAGTGATCGCGGCTCAGGCAGGCTCCGGGGTGGCTGAGACCTGGGAGCGGGCCCGTGAAGAGAGCTCCAGTATCAATGAACAGGGACTTCGTATCGTCTCTCACCGCGATCTGGTGGGGCACCTTGATCAGATCATCAATGTACTGATGCCACAGAAGATCAAAGGGCTTCAGGAGCAGGGGCGTAACTTCGGCATCGATCTCAAATCCTACTATGATGTGCTGGCGGATATCGACCGGCGGATCAGTACCCAGAGCTCGCGGATCACCCGCGAGGTGGACGAGGAACTGTTTCTCGATGGAGTCTCAGATTCCGCGGTGCGCATTCGCTCGCGAATAAGTGAGCTGGAGTTTTGGCCCCAGCTTGAGCTCTTTGTGGAAGCTTTCCGCAGCTGGGAACGTCAGGGCTTTAGCGATCTTCCCGATGAGCATTACGCCCAGAGCATGCGCCGTGCCCTGGATATTATCGGTCGTAGTGCCCTGCAAGGGGGGATCAGCAAATTGCTGGAGATCGAGCTGCGCCTTAAAGAGGGCAACAGCGATCTGGTGATCCGTACCGACCGTCAGCTGATGGAATCGAGCAGTCACGGGATGGCATATCTCATTTTGTGTAAGTTCCTGCTGGCCTTTACCCGCTTGCTGCGTGGCCGCGGTGATGCAACCATTCACTGGCCCATCGATGAGCTGGGAACCCTGCACCACGCCAATGTGAAAAAGATCTTTGATGCCTGTGAGAACAACAATATCCATGTACTGGGGGCCTTCCCCAATCCGGACTCCGAGGTTCTGAATCTCTTCTCAAACCGTTATATCATCAACAAGCAGACCCGTCAGCTGCAGGTGGTAAAACCCAAAATTAACCCGATAGAGCAACGGCTCAAGGCGCGTGCGCAGATGGAGGTGGCTCAATGA
- a CDS encoding FKBP-type peptidyl-prolyl cis-trans isomerase has translation MTISQHKVVTIHYKVVDAHSGDLLESSEGGDPMIYLHGASNIIPGLEKALEGKSVGDELEITIAPEEAYGERQDEHIHQLPIESFEGVESIEPGMAFTAQTPQGPINLVVQDVTEEMVTVDANHPLAGKSLTFSVKIDSIRDASDEEKAHGHAHGPEGHNH, from the coding sequence ATGACAATTTCTCAACATAAGGTTGTAACCATCCACTACAAGGTTGTCGATGCTCACAGTGGCGATCTGCTGGAGTCTTCCGAAGGCGGGGATCCCATGATCTATCTGCACGGCGCCAGCAATATCATTCCCGGCCTCGAGAAAGCCCTGGAGGGAAAATCAGTCGGCGATGAGCTGGAGATCACCATTGCACCCGAGGAGGCTTACGGTGAGCGCCAGGATGAGCATATCCACCAGTTACCGATCGAGTCATTCGAAGGGGTCGAGAGCATTGAGCCCGGAATGGCTTTCACCGCACAAACCCCGCAAGGCCCGATAAACCTGGTCGTTCAGGATGTGACCGAAGAGATGGTGACCGTGGATGCCAATCATCCCCTGGCTGGCAAGTCCCTAACCTTTAGCGTCAAGATCGACTCTATCCGCGATGCCAGCGATGAAGAGAAGGCCCATGGCCATGCCCATGGTCCCGAAGGACATAATCACTAA